Proteins co-encoded in one Enterobacter sp. R4-368 genomic window:
- the yjjG gene encoding pyrimidine 5'-nucleotidase, whose amino-acid sequence MKWDWILFDADETLFTFDAFGGLQRMFLDYSVTFTDQDFAEYQAVNKPLWVDYQNGAISALQLQTQRFQSWSERLNVPAGSLNEAFLNAMAEICAPLPGAVSLLNSLKGKAKLGIITNGFTALQQIRLERTGLRDYFDLLVISEEVGVAKPDAKIFDYALQKAGNPDRARVLMVGDTAESDILGGINAGLSTCWLNAHDRALPEGINPTWTVTSLNELEQLLCKH is encoded by the coding sequence ATGAAATGGGACTGGATACTCTTTGATGCTGACGAAACGCTGTTTACCTTTGATGCGTTTGGCGGCTTACAACGGATGTTTCTTGACTATAGCGTGACATTCACCGATCAGGATTTTGCAGAATATCAAGCTGTTAACAAACCGCTATGGGTGGATTACCAGAACGGTGCTATCAGCGCATTGCAGTTGCAGACCCAGCGCTTTCAGAGCTGGTCTGAACGCCTGAACGTCCCTGCTGGTTCGCTTAACGAGGCATTTCTGAATGCGATGGCCGAAATCTGCGCACCACTGCCAGGCGCAGTATCATTACTGAACAGCCTGAAAGGCAAAGCGAAACTCGGCATCATCACTAACGGTTTCACTGCCTTGCAGCAAATTCGCCTGGAACGTACCGGTCTTCGCGACTATTTTGATTTATTAGTGATTTCCGAAGAAGTCGGTGTGGCGAAGCCTGATGCGAAGATTTTTGATTACGCGCTGCAAAAAGCAGGTAACCCGGATCGCGCCCGCGTGTTGATGGTTGGCGATACGGCGGAATCCGACATCCTCGGCGGCATTAACGCCGGGCTTTCGACCTGCTGGTTGAATGCGCACGATCGCGCGCTGCCTGAAGGTATCAACCCGACCTGGACCGTCACGTCCCTGAACGAACTGGAGCAACTCCTGTGTAAACATTGA
- the fhuF gene encoding siderophore-iron reductase FhuF, which yields MTYRTASITENIIWRSRLTDERDSLANAMRETIASTREYLLDFIRLNEPAPYKAMTLAEWAHPAALQSLIATYSDHIYRNQLTQQRENKPLLSLWAQWYLGLLVPPLLLTLLTQKSATSLSPEHFHAEFHETGRAACFWIDVQRDNKLSSCDDAQRICALTTQAILPVVQALEATGDINGKLIWSNTGYLINWCLGELIPKLGETRVAALRQLCFFEKQLADGSDNPLWRTVVMRDGALVRRTCCQRYRLPDVQQCGDCTLK from the coding sequence ATGACCTATCGCACCGCATCGATCACCGAAAACATTATCTGGCGAAGCCGACTCACTGATGAGCGTGATTCGCTGGCAAATGCCATGCGGGAAACTATCGCCAGCACCCGCGAGTATTTGCTCGATTTTATTCGGCTGAATGAACCCGCGCCGTACAAAGCAATGACACTGGCTGAGTGGGCGCACCCTGCCGCATTACAGTCACTTATCGCCACCTACTCCGATCATATTTACCGCAACCAGTTGACGCAGCAACGTGAAAACAAACCGTTGCTATCGTTATGGGCGCAGTGGTATCTCGGGTTGCTGGTACCGCCACTATTATTGACGTTGCTGACGCAAAAAAGCGCCACTAGTCTCTCCCCGGAACATTTTCATGCCGAGTTCCATGAAACCGGCCGCGCCGCGTGTTTCTGGATTGATGTGCAACGGGATAATAAGTTGTCGTCATGCGACGACGCGCAGCGTATATGCGCATTAACGACGCAGGCGATCCTCCCGGTAGTTCAGGCGCTGGAAGCCACCGGCGATATCAACGGTAAACTTATCTGGAGCAATACCGGCTATCTGATTAACTGGTGCCTGGGGGAACTCATCCCAAAACTAGGTGAAACGCGTGTTGCCGCACTTCGCCAGCTTTGCTTTTTCGAAAAGCAGCTCGCTGACGGCAGTGATAACCCTTTGTGGCGCACAGTTGTTATGCGCGACGGCGCTCTGGTGCGTCGCACTTGCTGCCAGCGCTATCGCCTGCCCGATGTTCAGCAGTGCGGTGACTGTACGCTGAAATAA
- a CDS encoding DNA polymerase III subunit psi, translating to MTSRRDWQLQQLGITQWTLRRPAALQGEIAISLPAHIRLVMVSPTLPTLSDPLVSEVLRALTVTEDQVLQLTPDRVAMLPPESQCNSWWLGVEAQQALAGAQVVTPPVDELRTNPAARAALWQQICEHEHDFFPQHG from the coding sequence ATGACTTCCCGACGCGACTGGCAATTACAGCAACTGGGCATTACCCAGTGGACCTTGCGACGCCCGGCGGCGCTGCAGGGGGAAATTGCTATTTCGCTGCCCGCGCATATCCGGTTGGTGATGGTTTCACCAACTTTGCCGACGCTGAGCGATCCGTTGGTCAGCGAGGTGCTGCGCGCGCTAACCGTGACAGAAGATCAAGTCCTCCAGTTGACGCCCGATCGTGTCGCCATGCTACCGCCCGAAAGCCAGTGCAACAGTTGGTGGTTGGGTGTTGAAGCGCAGCAGGCGCTGGCGGGTGCTCAGGTTGTGACGCCGCCGGTTGATGAGCTACGCACAAATCCTGCGGCTCGCGCCGCGTTATGGCAACAAATCTGCGAACATGAACACGATTTCTTCCCTCAGCACGGCTGA
- the rsmC gene encoding 16S rRNA (guanine(1207)-N(2))-methyltransferase RsmC, translating to MSAYTPASEVLLRHSDDFEPSRILFAGDLQDDLPARLDTAESRAWTQQFHQWQTLSPQMGEHARYSLVADSETVGNSDTLIYYWPKNKPEALFQLMNLLSLLPVGSDIFVVGENRSGVRSAEQMLAEFCPLNKVDSARRCGLYHGRLEKQPQFDANSFWGEYILDNLTIKTLPGVFSRDGLDVGSQLLLSTLTPHTKGKVLDVGCGAGVLATVLASHSPKVRLTLCDVSAPAVEASRATLAANGFEGDVFASNVFSEVTGRFDMIISNPPFHDGLQTSQEAAQTLIRGAVRHLNSGGELRIVANAFLPYPDVLDQTFGFHEVIAQTGRFKVYRTVMTRQALK from the coding sequence ATGTCTGCTTATACCCCGGCAAGTGAAGTCTTGCTGCGCCACAGTGACGATTTCGAACCAAGCCGTATTTTATTTGCCGGCGATTTGCAGGATGACCTGCCCGCTCGCCTGGACACCGCTGAAAGCCGTGCCTGGACGCAACAATTCCATCAGTGGCAGACCTTAAGCCCGCAGATGGGTGAACACGCCCGTTATAGCCTGGTCGCCGATAGCGAGACCGTCGGTAACAGCGACACGCTTATTTACTACTGGCCGAAAAATAAACCGGAAGCCCTGTTTCAGTTGATGAACCTGCTGTCGCTACTGCCAGTGGGCAGCGACATTTTTGTGGTGGGCGAAAACCGTAGCGGTGTGCGCAGTGCCGAACAGATGCTGGCTGAGTTTTGTCCGCTGAATAAAGTCGATAGCGCCCGTCGCTGTGGGCTGTATCACGGTCGTCTTGAGAAGCAGCCGCAGTTCGATGCGAACAGTTTCTGGGGCGAATACATACTGGATAACCTGACGATTAAAACCCTGCCGGGCGTATTCAGTCGCGACGGTCTGGATGTCGGTAGCCAGCTTCTGCTGTCGACGCTTACGCCGCATACCAAGGGGAAAGTGTTGGATGTGGGCTGTGGCGCGGGTGTGCTCGCAACGGTCCTGGCCAGCCATTCGCCGAAAGTGCGCCTGACGCTGTGCGATGTTTCCGCCCCGGCGGTAGAAGCCAGCCGCGCAACGCTTGCGGCGAACGGGTTTGAAGGTGACGTTTTCGCCAGCAATGTCTTCTCGGAAGTCACGGGTCGCTTTGACATGATCATCTCCAATCCGCCATTCCATGATGGTTTGCAAACCAGCCAGGAAGCCGCGCAAACGCTGATTCGCGGTGCGGTACGCCATCTGAACAGCGGTGGCGAGCTGCGAATTGTTGCAAACGCCTTCTTGCCTTACCCGGATGTGTTGGATCAAACGTTCGGTTTCCATGAAGTCATTGCGCAGACCGGCCGATTCAAAGTGTACCGTACGGTAATGACGCGCCAGGCGTTAAAATAA
- the prfC gene encoding peptide chain release factor 3 produces MTLSPYLQEVAKRRTFAIISHPDAGKTTITEKVLLFGQAIQTAGTVKGRGSSQHAKSDWMEMEKQRGISITTSVMQFPYKTSLVNLLDTPGHEDFSEDTYRTLTAVDCCLMVIDAAKGVEDRTRKLMEVTRLRDTPILTFMNKLDRDIRDPMELLDEVENELKIACAPITWPIGCGKLFKGVYHLYKDETYLYQTGQGHTIQEVRIVKGLNNPDLDKAVGEDLAQQLRDELELVQGASNEFDKELFLSGEITPVFFGTALGNFGVDHMLDGLVEWAPAPMPRKTDTREVKADDDKFTGFVFKIQANMDPKHRDRVAFMRVVSGRYEKGMKLRQVRTGKDVIISDALTFMAGDRSHVEEAYPGDIIGLHNHGTIQIGDTFTQGEMMKFTGIPNFAPELFRRIRLRDPLKQKQLLKGLVQLSEEGAVQVFRPIANNDLIVGAVGVLQFDVVVSRLKSEYNVEAVYESVNVATARWVESTDVKKFEEFKRKNEIQLALDGGDNLTYIAPTMVNLNLTQERYPEVTFHKTREH; encoded by the coding sequence ATGACGTTGTCTCCTTATTTACAAGAGGTAGCAAAGCGCCGTACGTTCGCTATCATCTCGCACCCCGATGCCGGTAAAACCACCATCACTGAAAAGGTGTTGCTGTTCGGACAGGCGATTCAAACCGCCGGTACAGTAAAAGGCCGCGGCTCCAGCCAGCACGCAAAATCCGACTGGATGGAGATGGAAAAGCAGCGTGGTATCTCTATTACCACCTCCGTGATGCAGTTCCCGTATAAAACCAGCCTGGTGAATCTGCTGGATACCCCGGGGCACGAAGACTTCTCCGAAGATACTTACCGCACACTGACGGCGGTGGACTGCTGCCTGATGGTTATCGATGCGGCAAAAGGGGTTGAAGATCGGACCCGTAAGCTGATGGAAGTCACCCGTCTGCGCGATACGCCGATCCTGACCTTTATGAACAAACTCGATCGTGACATCCGCGATCCGATGGAGCTGCTGGATGAAGTGGAAAACGAGCTGAAGATCGCCTGTGCGCCGATTACCTGGCCGATTGGCTGCGGTAAGTTGTTCAAGGGCGTTTATCACCTTTATAAAGATGAAACCTACCTGTATCAGACAGGGCAGGGGCACACCATCCAGGAAGTGCGCATCGTTAAAGGCCTGAACAACCCGGATCTGGATAAAGCCGTGGGCGAAGATCTGGCACAGCAGCTGCGCGATGAGCTGGAGCTGGTGCAGGGCGCATCGAACGAGTTCGATAAAGAGCTGTTCCTGAGCGGCGAAATCACGCCGGTCTTCTTTGGTACCGCGCTGGGTAACTTCGGTGTCGATCATATGCTGGATGGTCTGGTGGAATGGGCGCCTGCGCCAATGCCACGTAAAACCGACACCCGCGAAGTGAAAGCCGATGATGACAAATTCACTGGCTTTGTCTTTAAAATTCAGGCCAACATGGACCCGAAACACCGCGACCGCGTGGCGTTTATGCGCGTGGTTTCTGGCCGTTATGAAAAGGGCATGAAGCTGCGCCAGGTGCGCACCGGCAAAGATGTGATTATCTCTGACGCCCTGACCTTTATGGCTGGCGATCGCTCGCATGTAGAAGAAGCCTACCCGGGTGACATTATTGGTCTGCATAACCACGGGACGATCCAGATTGGTGACACCTTCACCCAGGGCGAAATGATGAAGTTCACCGGTATTCCGAACTTCGCACCGGAGTTGTTCCGCCGTATTCGCCTGCGTGACCCGCTGAAGCAAAAACAGCTCCTCAAAGGTCTGGTTCAGCTTTCAGAAGAGGGCGCGGTGCAGGTGTTCCGTCCTATCGCCAACAACGATCTGATTGTCGGCGCGGTGGGTGTCCTGCAGTTTGACGTGGTGGTTTCCCGTCTGAAGAGCGAATACAACGTGGAAGCGGTGTACGAGTCTGTGAACGTGGCGACAGCACGCTGGGTTGAAAGCACTGACGTGAAGAAATTCGAGGAATTCAAACGCAAGAACGAAATCCAGCTTGCGCTCGATGGCGGTGATAACCTGACCTACATCGCCCCAACGATGGTAAACCTGAATCTGACACAGGAACGCTATCCGGAAGTGACTTTCCACAAAACTCGCGAGCATTAA
- a CDS encoding GGDEF domain-containing protein: MTLQTWQSLCNKRYRLSLRLFLLLNAISALFSIALPLYNQRAFTFPVCAIFAASIMLPVWQKCYPKTKINITFISLIFGCLWAWHVITKVRLLNDNASTYLLIALLSVLFIGSIAFSNNIVAFLLHSLPVFVTCLWFSEGESAIRLIYTFALPVLGISIQHAIQKRNDSFALALMNRLMQERKTLNDLSMLDPLTGLYNRRGLQHKLDNLLAVDESSRFVLLLDIDHFKAYNDHYGHMMGDQALIRVSAALRDAVRSRDIVARFGGEEFMILLNNVDVEQARLTGERIRQKVYDLKIPHMFNESVATNVTISIGIAPLVDHDIDAALSLADKALYEAKHLGRNNILVSGELRVA, from the coding sequence ATGACATTACAAACCTGGCAATCTCTATGTAATAAGAGATATCGATTGTCCCTACGACTCTTTTTACTGCTCAACGCAATCTCAGCTTTGTTCTCTATTGCTCTGCCGCTCTACAATCAGCGCGCGTTCACGTTTCCCGTGTGCGCTATCTTTGCGGCGAGCATTATGCTGCCCGTCTGGCAAAAGTGTTATCCAAAAACAAAAATCAATATCACATTCATCTCACTTATATTTGGCTGCCTGTGGGCATGGCATGTGATAACCAAAGTCAGGTTACTTAATGACAACGCCTCTACCTACCTGCTTATAGCCTTGCTAAGCGTGCTTTTTATCGGCTCGATCGCATTTTCAAATAACATTGTCGCCTTTTTGCTGCACTCTTTGCCGGTCTTCGTGACATGTCTGTGGTTTAGCGAAGGGGAAAGCGCAATCAGGCTTATTTACACCTTTGCGCTGCCAGTGTTGGGGATCTCTATCCAGCATGCGATCCAAAAACGTAACGATAGTTTTGCCCTTGCACTGATGAACCGCCTGATGCAGGAGCGTAAAACGCTAAATGATCTGAGCATGCTTGACCCACTAACCGGCCTGTACAACCGTCGTGGTTTGCAACACAAACTTGATAACTTGCTGGCCGTTGATGAGAGTTCGCGTTTCGTCCTGCTGCTCGATATTGACCACTTCAAAGCCTACAACGACCACTACGGACACATGATGGGCGATCAGGCGCTTATCCGTGTTTCCGCCGCTTTACGCGACGCCGTGCGTTCCCGTGATATCGTCGCGCGCTTTGGCGGCGAAGAGTTTATGATCCTGCTGAATAACGTTGATGTTGAGCAGGCTCGCCTTACCGGAGAGCGCATCCGCCAGAAAGTGTACGATTTAAAAATCCCGCATATGTTTAACGAAAGCGTCGCCACAAACGTCACGATCAGTATCGGGATTGCGCCACTTGTCGATCACGATATTGATGCGGCGCTTTCGCTCGCCGATAAAGCGTTATATGAAGCCAAACATTTAGGTCGTAATAACATTCTGGTGAGTGGCGAGCTGCGTGTCGCCTGA
- the rimI gene encoding ribosomal protein S18-alanine N-acetyltransferase — translation MNTISSLSTADLARAYQIETRAHAFPWSEKTLASNQGERYLNYRLMVGNEMAAFAITQVVLDEATLFNIAVDPAWQRKGLGRQLLEHLIHELEARDVLTLWLEVRASNVGAIALYESLGFNEATIRRNYYPTANGREDAIVMALAI, via the coding sequence ATGAACACGATTTCTTCCCTCAGCACGGCTGATTTAGCCCGCGCATACCAAATAGAAACCCGGGCGCATGCCTTCCCCTGGAGCGAAAAAACGCTGGCCAGTAATCAGGGCGAACGCTATCTCAACTACCGGTTGATGGTCGGGAATGAAATGGCCGCATTTGCCATTACCCAGGTGGTGCTTGATGAAGCCACGCTGTTTAACATCGCCGTTGATCCGGCCTGGCAGCGTAAAGGGTTGGGGCGTCAGTTGCTGGAACATCTGATTCATGAACTGGAAGCTCGCGACGTGCTGACGCTGTGGCTGGAAGTCCGCGCCTCTAACGTTGGCGCTATCGCACTGTACGAAAGTTTAGGTTTTAACGAAGCGACCATTCGCCGTAACTATTACCCCACTGCCAATGGGCGTGAAGACGCGATAGTGATGGCTTTAGCAATTTAA
- a CDS encoding DUF1435 domain-containing protein: MILVIIIGLRDETMLQRALGSGWGIVVPGVIVAVLMLADLSANAWRMVIVLGLLLTPAMLYHKRLRHFILLPSGVALVGAMMLMLLNLKMMM; the protein is encoded by the coding sequence ATGATATTGGTTATCATTATCGGTTTGAGAGATGAAACCATGTTGCAGCGAGCGCTGGGAAGTGGCTGGGGAATTGTGGTGCCTGGAGTGATTGTTGCTGTGCTGATGCTGGCGGATTTATCAGCCAATGCGTGGCGAATGGTGATTGTTCTGGGCTTACTACTTACACCCGCCATGCTTTACCATAAGCGTTTACGCCATTTTATTTTATTGCCTTCAGGCGTTGCTCTGGTTGGCGCAATGATGCTGATGCTATTGAATCTAAAGATGATGATGTAA